The genomic region GCAAGGCTCACCTTTTTTTTATTTCAATAGTAGGGTGGGCAAGGCTCACCTTTTTTATTGCAGCGAGTAAGTGTTGTCATAGGGCAATTTCTGGGAATACTGAAAAATAGCAAACAGTTGTCAGTGTAGAGACGTTACATGTAACGTCTCTACAAAATTACCAACAACTACCAACTACCTATTACGAATGTCTATTCAACAACTTCAACCCGCCAACCAGCAAGAATTAAGAGTTTACCTTCCCTATTTTCAAGGCAATAAACGTAATATCTTACCTCTTGCCATCAGTTTGTTTAAAAAAGGAGTAATGGAAGGACAGCGTAGAATTGAAGGCGCGGATGGTATTACTTTTATAGCGACTTGGAATATTTCCACATTACCAGCAGACCTGATCCGATGTCGGCTACAATTTGATGGTAATGCCGAGTTGAGTTACGAGCTGCTGATGCAAAGTTCGGAATATATCGATCATTTAATCGATGTTATTCTCAATTTTCAGCGCAGCCGCAGTACAGATTTTTCTAAACCTTTTTACCGCAAACTACTCCGCATTGAAGAATAGCAAACAGTTATTCTTATGAGTAGTTCTGAGCAATTAGCTGCTAGCGATCGATAATTGGTGGCGCGATCGCTTGAGGGTGAGAACATAGATTATATTCCCCTCAATTCCCTTTAGAAAGGGAGACTTATAAATTGTGATATTAAAACTTGGATTAGATTTTCTAGCAGCGATCGCATTTTATACTTGTCTGCCCATCCCTAAGTTGAATTTAGACTTTCAGCGCGTAGCGCGTCTTGTACCGCTGGTAGGTTTGATTGTTGGTGGAATTCTGGGATTGTTAGATCTGGGCTTATTTTTATTAGGCGTACCCATACTAACTCGCAGTGCTGTAGTTGTCGTGAGTTGGATGGCGATGACTGGGGGATTGCACTTAGATGGTGCAATGGATACGGCGGATGGCTTGGCAGTACAAGATCCGCAAAGACGCTTACAAGTCATGGCAGATAGCGTTACAGGTGCGTTTGGAGCAATGGTGGCGATCGCCATCCTACTATTAAAAATATCAGCCTTGACCGATCTCGATACTTATCGCCCTTTAAT from Chroococcidiopsis sp. SAG 2025 harbors:
- the ebsA gene encoding type IV pilus biogenesis protein EbsA → MSIQQLQPANQQELRVYLPYFQGNKRNILPLAISLFKKGVMEGQRRIEGADGITFIATWNISTLPADLIRCRLQFDGNAELSYELLMQSSEYIDHLIDVILNFQRSRSTDFSKPFYRKLLRIEE
- the cobS gene encoding adenosylcobinamide-GDP ribazoletransferase, with amino-acid sequence MILKLGLDFLAAIAFYTCLPIPKLNLDFQRVARLVPLVGLIVGGILGLLDLGLFLLGVPILTRSAVVVVSWMAMTGGLHLDGAMDTADGLAVQDPQRRLQVMADSVTGAFGAMVAIAILLLKISALTDLDTYRPLILMAACGWGRWGQQVAIAWYPYLKPTGKGAFHKAAIRSYWDLLPGLLLLLGLSGVQILLDRDRIVASLAMALGGSAISIMTGAWLNYKLGGHTGDTYGAIVEWTEALFLCLLTAF